One window from the genome of Pseudanabaena yagii GIHE-NHR1 encodes:
- the thiL gene encoding thiamine-phosphate kinase: MTETIKNLGEQGLLKIFRQYCSEVVGDDAAPMGGTLTEHQMVVTTDMLVDGVHFSDRTTSPEDVGWRAAAVNLSDLAAMGAKPWGVVMSVGLPSDTTVAWIEGVYRGFSECLRTYGTELVGGDTVRSPIRTLSVTAFGQVPQNQIIQRHTARVGDAIVMTGLHGLSKAGLELLLHENLQEKLLANLKIGNCILSGKALEQAICRYHQRPTPRFDAIALLHKLLKQHNHLKDFPISGMDSSDGLADAIAQICRASQVGAKIFWRSLPIHRAIRILAGDRALDWVLYGGEDFELVLCMPFKLAEPFVHQLPNSAIIGEIIEGNQIDGLEMRSAFQHFAT, translated from the coding sequence ATGACAGAAACGATTAAAAATTTAGGTGAGCAAGGATTGCTGAAAATCTTTCGGCAATATTGTAGTGAAGTTGTTGGCGATGATGCCGCACCGATGGGGGGGACTTTAACTGAGCATCAGATGGTCGTCACTACAGATATGTTGGTGGATGGTGTGCATTTTAGCGATCGCACTACTAGTCCTGAAGATGTCGGTTGGCGTGCTGCTGCCGTGAATTTATCAGATTTAGCCGCAATGGGAGCTAAACCTTGGGGAGTAGTCATGTCCGTTGGCTTACCATCTGATACCACAGTTGCGTGGATTGAAGGGGTATATCGGGGCTTTAGTGAATGTTTGCGAACCTATGGCACAGAGTTAGTGGGTGGGGATACAGTGCGATCGCCAATTCGGACTTTATCAGTGACGGCATTTGGACAGGTTCCCCAAAATCAAATTATCCAACGACATACTGCAAGAGTTGGTGATGCCATTGTGATGACGGGACTGCATGGTCTTTCTAAGGCAGGGTTAGAACTTCTGTTACACGAAAACTTGCAAGAGAAGTTATTGGCGAACTTAAAAATTGGCAATTGTATTTTGTCAGGAAAAGCTCTAGAGCAAGCAATTTGTCGTTACCATCAGCGTCCAACTCCTCGTTTTGATGCGATCGCCCTTTTACACAAACTGCTCAAACAACATAATCATTTAAAGGATTTCCCAATCTCAGGCATGGATAGTAGCGATGGACTTGCCGATGCGATCGCCCAAATTTGTCGCGCCAGTCAAGTTGGGGCGAAAATATTTTGGCGTTCATTGCCGATTCACCGCGCCATCCGCATTTTGGCAGGCGATCGCGCCTTAGATTGGGTCTTGTATGGGGGAGAAGACTTTGAACTTGTTTTATGTATGCCCTTTAAACTCGCCGAACCATTTGTCCATCAATTACCCAATTCAGCAATCATTGGCGAGATTATCGAAGGCAATCAAATTGATGGCTTAGAAATGCGATCGGCTTTTCAGCATTTTGCAACTTAA
- a CDS encoding DUF6887 family protein, which translates to MTKKELRTYVIKNPSDREAFRIFVDRFTVNTSSEIFAMPQSVTDLQEIENLIKQKLEQSS; encoded by the coding sequence ATGACTAAGAAAGAATTACGAACTTATGTGATTAAGAATCCCAGTGATAGAGAAGCATTTCGGATCTTTGTCGATCGCTTTACGGTAAACACATCGTCAGAAATATTTGCGATGCCTCAGTCAGTAACCGATCTGCAAGAAATTGAGAATTTAATTAAGCAAAAACTGGAGCAGTCTTCTTAA
- a CDS encoding DUF6888 family protein, producing MLILWSLLILPTSEQGIICVILCQSLTSTFTTIFLVRLDERTGNVFILAGDNIEIEIYRNGLWRFL from the coding sequence ATGTTAATCCTGTGGAGTTTATTGATTTTGCCAACTTCTGAGCAAGGGATTATTTGCGTAATTTTATGTCAATCGTTAACAAGTACTTTTACGACTATTTTTTTAGTAAGATTGGACGAGCGAACAGGTAATGTATTTATACTAGCTGGGGATAATATAGAGATAGAGATTTATCGTAATGGTCTTTGGAGGTTCTTGTGA